A genomic window from Lotus japonicus ecotype B-129 chromosome 1, LjGifu_v1.2 includes:
- the LOC130724162 gene encoding E3 ubiquitin-protein ligase RZFP34-like, producing MVLQQNSIELDPIDRHDIPHHDVKRVRFSKCAFTVVFAWGDTSAPNATSLMMMILTKVLKKQCITIARFALRYSCPVCSKSFCDMSRVWKKLDEEVASTPMPEMYRNKMVWILCNDCGTTPEVSFDLVAHKCLKCKSYNTRKTQGAPASRSSRIGEVVR from the exons ATGGTTTTGCAACAGAATTCGATTGAACTTGATCCTATTGACAGGCATGACATTCCCCACCATGATGTGAAGAGG GTTAG GTTCAGCAAATGTGCATTCACTGTGGTGTTTGCATGGGGAGATACTTCTGCTCCAAATGCAACTTCTTTGATGATGAT GATTCTCACCAAAGTATTGAAAAAGCAATGCATCACAATTGCGCGGTTTGCTTTGAG GTATTCATGCCCGGTTTGCTCAAAGTCTTTTTGTGATATGTCACGCGTATGGAAGAAACTAGATGAGGAG GTTGCATCAACACCTATGCCCGAAATGTATCGAAATAAGATG GTTTGGATTCTTTGCAATGACTGCGGGACAACGCCTGAAGTAAGTTTTGATCTTGTGGCACACAAGTGCCTCAAATGCAAGTCCTACAACACAAGAAAGACACAAGGTGCTCCTGCTTCGCGCTCATCGAGGATTGGAGAGGTGGTGAGATAG